The following are encoded in a window of Anopheles gambiae chromosome X, idAnoGambNW_F1_1, whole genome shotgun sequence genomic DNA:
- the LOC1272085 gene encoding amidophosphoribosyltransferase isoform X1: protein MDSKDETRAQSQQADEGLEPTTAALDQLALSLPLGKKRAGRGAVASGLTHECGVFGAIATGEWPTQIDVAQVICLGLVALQHRGQESAGIVTSEGHCAKNFNVHKGMGMINNIFTDDSMKKLKGNLGIGHTRYSTSAASEEVNCQPFVVHTAHGALAVAHNGELVNCESLRKDVLERGVGLSTHSDSELITQALCLNPPEGEVDGPDWPARIKHLMQLAPLSYSLVIMLKDKIYGVRDPYGNRPLCIGKIVPLTIGAYRNEKVDKLPAEGWVISSESCGFLSIGARYVREVQPGEIVELTRDGIKTIDIIDCPENRRHAFCIFEYVYFARSDSIFEGQMVYSVRLQCGRQLAREAGVDADIVSSVPESGTAAAHGFAREVNCAFWPAAEGNTVTAANGFSPPHFQAKLNFAEVLCKNRYVGRTFIQPSTRLRQLGVAKKFGALSENVAGKRLVLIDDSIVRGNTIGPIIKLLRDAGALEVHIRIASPPLLYPCYMGINIPTREELIANKLNAEELAKYVGADSLAYLSVDGLKKAVQLNMAVKKPEQVGHCTACLTGDYPGGLPDELEW, encoded by the exons ATGGATAGTAAGGACGAGACGCGGGCACAGTCCCAGCAGGCGGACGAGGGGCTCGAACCGACGACCGCCGCCCTGGACCAGCTCGCCCTGTCGCTGCCGCTCGGGAAGAAGCGGGCGGGCCGGGGCGCGGTAGCGAGCGGGCTGACGCACGAGTGCGGCGTGTTCGGCGCGATTGCGACGGGCGAATGGCCGACGCAGATTGACGTGGCGCAGGTCATCTGTCTCGGGCTGGTGGCGCTGCAGCACCGCGGCCAGGAGTCGGCCGGCATCGTCACGAGCGAGGGCCACTGCGCGAAGAACTTCAACGTGCACAAGGGCATGGGCATGATCAACAACATCTTCACCGACGACTCGATGAAGAAGCTGAAGGGCAACCTCGGCATCGGGCACACGCGCTACTCGACCTCGGCCGCGTCGGAGGAGGTCAACTGCCAGCCGTTCGTGGTGCACACGGCGCACGGTGCGCTCGCGGTGGCGCACAACGGCGAGCTGGTCAACTGCGAGAGCCTGCGCAAGGACGTGCTGGAGCGGGGCGTCGGCCTCTCCACGCACAGCGACTCGGAGCTGATCACGCAGGCGCTCTGCCTGAACCCGCCCGAGGGCGAGGTGGACGGGCCGGACTGGCCGGCGCGCATCAAGCACCTGATGCAGCTCGCGCCACTCTCCTACTCGCTGGTGATCATGCTCAAGGACAAGATTTACGGCGTGCGCGATCCGTACGGCAATCGGCCGCTCTGCATTGGCAAGATCGTGCCGCTCACGATCGGCGCCTATCGTAATG AGAAGGTCGACAAGCTGCCCGCCGAGGGTTGGGTCATATCGAGCGAAAGCTGCGGCTTCCTGTCGATCGGCGCCCGGTACGTGCGGGAGGTGCAGCCGGGCGAGATCGTGGAGCTGACGCGCGACGGCATCAAGACGATCGACATCATCGACTGTCCGGAGAACCGGCGGCACGCGTTCTGCATCTTCGAGTACGTCTACTTTGCCCGTTCCGACTCGATCTTCGAGGGGCAGATGGTGTACTCGGTGCGGCTGCAGTGCGGCCGCCAGCTGGCCCGCGAGGCCGGCGTCGATGCGGACATCGTCAGCTCGGTGCCGGAGTCGGGTACGGCCGCGGCGCACGGTTTTGCTCGCGAGGTAAATTGCGCTTTTTGGCCGGCGGCGGAGGGAAACACAGTGACGGCTGCTAACGgtttctcccccccccactTCCAGGCTAAGCTGAACTTTGCCGAGGTGCTGTGCAAGAACCGGTACGTTGGGCGCACCTTCATCCAGCCGTCGACGCGGCTCCGCCAGCTCGGGGTGGCGAAAAAGTTCGGCGCGCTGTCGGAGAACGTGGCGGGCAAGCGGCTCGTCCTGATCGACGACTCGATCGTGCGCGGCAACACGATCGGCCCGATCATCAAGCTGCTGCGGGATGCCGGCGCCCTGGAGGTGCACATCCGGATAGCCAGCCCGCCCCTGCTCTACCCGTGCTACATGGGCATCAACATTCCGACGCGCGAGGAGCTGATCGCGAACAAGCTGAACGCGGAGGAGCTGGCCAAGTACGTCGGTGCGGACAGCTTAGCGTACCTCAGCGTGGACGGGCTGAAGAAGGCGGTCCAGCTGAACATGGCGGTGAAGAAGCCGGAACAGGTCGGCCACTGTACCGCCTGCCTCACCGGCGACTACCCGGGCGGGCTGCCGGACGAGCTAGagtggtag
- the LOC1272085 gene encoding amidophosphoribosyltransferase isoform X2 has protein sequence MVWKCGAVPSSTRVDPSYSKLCHGAMDSKDETRAQSQQADEGLEPTTAALDQLALSLPLGKKRAGRGAVASGLTHECGVFGAIATGEWPTQIDVAQVICLGLVALQHRGQESAGIVTSEGHCAKNFNVHKGMGMINNIFTDDSMKKLKGNLGIGHTRYSTSAASEEVNCQPFVVHTAHGALAVAHNGELVNCESLRKDVLERGVGLSTHSDSELITQALCLNPPEGEVDGPDWPARIKHLMQLAPLSYSLVIMLKDKIYGVRDPYGNRPLCIGKIVPLTIGAYRNEKVDKLPAEGWVISSESCGFLSIGARYVREVQPGEIVELTRDGIKTIDIIDCPENRRHAFCIFEYVYFARSDSIFEGQMVYSVRLQCGRQLAREAGVDADIVSSVPESGTAAAHGFAREAKLNFAEVLCKNRYVGRTFIQPSTRLRQLGVAKKFGALSENVAGKRLVLIDDSIVRGNTIGPIIKLLRDAGALEVHIRIASPPLLYPCYMGINIPTREELIANKLNAEELAKYVGADSLAYLSVDGLKKAVQLNMAVKKPEQVGHCTACLTGDYPGGLPDELEW, from the exons ATGGTTTGGAAGTGTGGTGCAGTACCGTCCTCCACTCGTGTCGATCCCTCATACAGCAAGCTCTGCCATGG CGCAATGGATAGTAAGGACGAGACGCGGGCACAGTCCCAGCAGGCGGACGAGGGGCTCGAACCGACGACCGCCGCCCTGGACCAGCTCGCCCTGTCGCTGCCGCTCGGGAAGAAGCGGGCGGGCCGGGGCGCGGTAGCGAGCGGGCTGACGCACGAGTGCGGCGTGTTCGGCGCGATTGCGACGGGCGAATGGCCGACGCAGATTGACGTGGCGCAGGTCATCTGTCTCGGGCTGGTGGCGCTGCAGCACCGCGGCCAGGAGTCGGCCGGCATCGTCACGAGCGAGGGCCACTGCGCGAAGAACTTCAACGTGCACAAGGGCATGGGCATGATCAACAACATCTTCACCGACGACTCGATGAAGAAGCTGAAGGGCAACCTCGGCATCGGGCACACGCGCTACTCGACCTCGGCCGCGTCGGAGGAGGTCAACTGCCAGCCGTTCGTGGTGCACACGGCGCACGGTGCGCTCGCGGTGGCGCACAACGGCGAGCTGGTCAACTGCGAGAGCCTGCGCAAGGACGTGCTGGAGCGGGGCGTCGGCCTCTCCACGCACAGCGACTCGGAGCTGATCACGCAGGCGCTCTGCCTGAACCCGCCCGAGGGCGAGGTGGACGGGCCGGACTGGCCGGCGCGCATCAAGCACCTGATGCAGCTCGCGCCACTCTCCTACTCGCTGGTGATCATGCTCAAGGACAAGATTTACGGCGTGCGCGATCCGTACGGCAATCGGCCGCTCTGCATTGGCAAGATCGTGCCGCTCACGATCGGCGCCTATCGTAATG AGAAGGTCGACAAGCTGCCCGCCGAGGGTTGGGTCATATCGAGCGAAAGCTGCGGCTTCCTGTCGATCGGCGCCCGGTACGTGCGGGAGGTGCAGCCGGGCGAGATCGTGGAGCTGACGCGCGACGGCATCAAGACGATCGACATCATCGACTGTCCGGAGAACCGGCGGCACGCGTTCTGCATCTTCGAGTACGTCTACTTTGCCCGTTCCGACTCGATCTTCGAGGGGCAGATGGTGTACTCGGTGCGGCTGCAGTGCGGCCGCCAGCTGGCCCGCGAGGCCGGCGTCGATGCGGACATCGTCAGCTCGGTGCCGGAGTCGGGTACGGCCGCGGCGCACGGTTTTGCTCGCGAG GCTAAGCTGAACTTTGCCGAGGTGCTGTGCAAGAACCGGTACGTTGGGCGCACCTTCATCCAGCCGTCGACGCGGCTCCGCCAGCTCGGGGTGGCGAAAAAGTTCGGCGCGCTGTCGGAGAACGTGGCGGGCAAGCGGCTCGTCCTGATCGACGACTCGATCGTGCGCGGCAACACGATCGGCCCGATCATCAAGCTGCTGCGGGATGCCGGCGCCCTGGAGGTGCACATCCGGATAGCCAGCCCGCCCCTGCTCTACCCGTGCTACATGGGCATCAACATTCCGACGCGCGAGGAGCTGATCGCGAACAAGCTGAACGCGGAGGAGCTGGCCAAGTACGTCGGTGCGGACAGCTTAGCGTACCTCAGCGTGGACGGGCTGAAGAAGGCGGTCCAGCTGAACATGGCGGTGAAGAAGCCGGAACAGGTCGGCCACTGTACCGCCTGCCTCACCGGCGACTACCCGGGCGGGCTGCCGGACGAGCTAGagtggtag
- the LOC1272084 gene encoding bifunctional phosphoribosylaminoimidazole carboxylase/phosphoribosylaminoimidazole succinocarboxamide synthetase isoform X1: MATVTEVGGIKTGKLLIEGKTKQVYDVPSMPGHSILLNKDRITAHNGVRAHDLEGKAKISNQTNAKVFTLLNRAGLKTAFVRMISDNAFLARKCDMVPIEWVTRRVATGSYLKRNPGVKEGYRFAPAKVETFFKDDANDDPQWSEEQIVCAGFKVNGVTIGKWSEGAGGGGSDTRANEGTNALLLLLCAGQDEVDIMRQTTALVFEVLERAWATRNCALIDMKIEFGVDADGQLLVADVIDSDSWRLWPAGDKRMMVDKQVYRNLANVTAADLDVVKRNFTWVSDELDKMDAPASHLVVILMGSASDKEHCEKIAKHCAALGLNAELRVTSAHKGTQTTLHMVSEYESVLSELVFITVAGRSNGLGPVLSGNTNYPVINCPPVKPENVEQDVWSSLNLPSGLGCATVLYPEAAALHAAQILGMKNFLIWSKLRVKQLDNFASLIMADKKMRGVRSN; the protein is encoded by the exons ATGGCCACCGTTACGGAAG TTGGAGGCATCAAGACCGGCAAGCTGCTGATCGAGGGCAAGACGAAGCAGGTGTACGATGTGCCGAGCATGCCGGGCCACTCGATCCTGCTGAACAAGGATCGCATCACCGCCCACAACGGTGTGCGGGCCCACGATCTCGAGGGCAAGGCGAAGATCTCCAATCAAACGAACGCGAAAGTGTTCACGCTGCTGAACCGGGCCGGTCTGAAGACCGCGTTCGTGCGCATGATCTCCGACAACGCGTTCCTCGCGCGCAAGTGCGACATGGTGCCGATCGAGTGGGTGACGCGCCGGGTCGCGACCGGTTCGTACCTGAAGCGCAACCCGGGCGTGAAGGAGGGCTACCGCTTTGCGCCGGCCAAGGTCGAGACGTTCTTCAAGGACGACGCGAACGACGATCCGCAGTGGAGCGAGGAGCAGATTGTGTGCGCCGGCTTCAAGGTGAACGGTGTGACGATCGGTAAGTGGTCCGAGggtgcgggggggggggggagcgacACACGTGCAAATGAAGGCACTAACGCACTACTGCTACTCCTTTGCGCAGGCCAGGACGAGGTGGACATTATGCGCCAGACGACCGCGCTCGTGTTCGAGGTGCTGGAGCGGGCCTGGGCCACCCGCAACTGTGCGCTGATCGACATGAAGATTGAGTTCGGCGTCGACGCGGACGGGCAGCTGCTGGTGGCGGACGTGATCGATTCCGACTCGTGGCGCCTCTGGCCGGCGGGCGACAAGCGCATGATGGTGGACAAGCAGGTGTACCGCAATCTGGCGAACGTGACGGCCGCCGATCTCGACGTGGTCAAGCGCAACTTTACCTGGGTCAGCGACGAGCTGGACAAGATGGATGCACCGGCCAGCCACCTGGTGGTCATACTGATGGGGTCCGCCTCGGACAAGGAGCACTGCGAGAAGATCGCCAAGCACTGTGCCGCGCTCGGGCTGAACGCGGAGCTGCGCGTGACGTCCGCGCACAAGGGCACGCAGACGACGCTGCACATGGTGAGCGAGTACGAGAGCGTGCTGAGCGAGCTGGTGTTCATCACGGTGGCGGGCCGGTCGAACGGGCTCGGCCCGGTACTGTCCGGCAACACCAACTATCCCGTCATCAACTGCCCGCCGGTCAAGCCGGAAAATGTCGAGCAGGACGTGTGGTCGAGCCTGAACCTGCCGTCCGGGCTGGGCTGTGCGACCGTCCTGTACCCGGAGGCGGCCGCCCTCCACGCCGCCCAGATACTGGGCATGAAGAACTTCCTCATCTGGAGCAAGCTGCGCGTGAAGCAGCTGGACAACTTTGCCAGCCTGATCATGGCGGACAAAAAGATGCGCGGCGTACGCTCTAACTAA
- the LOC1272085 gene encoding amidophosphoribosyltransferase isoform X4 yields MRSTRCSVVDVIALYSLYPLIKKATKKGSISEHYTRTVKSKQKTHPAMDSKDETRAQSQQADEGLEPTTAALDQLALSLPLGKKRAGRGAVASGLTHECGVFGAIATGEWPTQIDVAQVICLGLVALQHRGQESAGIVTSEGHCAKNFNVHKGMGMINNIFTDDSMKKLKGNLGIGHTRYSTSAASEEVNCQPFVVHTAHGALAVAHNGELVNCESLRKDVLERGVGLSTHSDSELITQALCLNPPEGEVDGPDWPARIKHLMQLAPLSYSLVIMLKDKIYGVRDPYGNRPLCIGKIVPLTIGAYRNEKVDKLPAEGWVISSESCGFLSIGARYVREVQPGEIVELTRDGIKTIDIIDCPENRRHAFCIFEYVYFARSDSIFEGQMVYSVRLQCGRQLAREAGVDADIVSSVPESGTAAAHGFAREAKLNFAEVLCKNRYVGRTFIQPSTRLRQLGVAKKFGALSENVAGKRLVLIDDSIVRGNTIGPIIKLLRDAGALEVHIRIASPPLLYPCYMGINIPTREELIANKLNAEELAKYVGADSLAYLSVDGLKKAVQLNMAVKKPEQVGHCTACLTGDYPGGLPDELEW; encoded by the exons ATGCGTTCGACGCGCTGCTCGGTGGTGGACGTGATTGCTCTGTATTCCCTGTATCCACtcataaaaaaagcaacaaaaaaaggttcaatAAGTGAACATTATACACGCACagtgaaaagcaaacaaaaaacgcatcc CGCAATGGATAGTAAGGACGAGACGCGGGCACAGTCCCAGCAGGCGGACGAGGGGCTCGAACCGACGACCGCCGCCCTGGACCAGCTCGCCCTGTCGCTGCCGCTCGGGAAGAAGCGGGCGGGCCGGGGCGCGGTAGCGAGCGGGCTGACGCACGAGTGCGGCGTGTTCGGCGCGATTGCGACGGGCGAATGGCCGACGCAGATTGACGTGGCGCAGGTCATCTGTCTCGGGCTGGTGGCGCTGCAGCACCGCGGCCAGGAGTCGGCCGGCATCGTCACGAGCGAGGGCCACTGCGCGAAGAACTTCAACGTGCACAAGGGCATGGGCATGATCAACAACATCTTCACCGACGACTCGATGAAGAAGCTGAAGGGCAACCTCGGCATCGGGCACACGCGCTACTCGACCTCGGCCGCGTCGGAGGAGGTCAACTGCCAGCCGTTCGTGGTGCACACGGCGCACGGTGCGCTCGCGGTGGCGCACAACGGCGAGCTGGTCAACTGCGAGAGCCTGCGCAAGGACGTGCTGGAGCGGGGCGTCGGCCTCTCCACGCACAGCGACTCGGAGCTGATCACGCAGGCGCTCTGCCTGAACCCGCCCGAGGGCGAGGTGGACGGGCCGGACTGGCCGGCGCGCATCAAGCACCTGATGCAGCTCGCGCCACTCTCCTACTCGCTGGTGATCATGCTCAAGGACAAGATTTACGGCGTGCGCGATCCGTACGGCAATCGGCCGCTCTGCATTGGCAAGATCGTGCCGCTCACGATCGGCGCCTATCGTAATG AGAAGGTCGACAAGCTGCCCGCCGAGGGTTGGGTCATATCGAGCGAAAGCTGCGGCTTCCTGTCGATCGGCGCCCGGTACGTGCGGGAGGTGCAGCCGGGCGAGATCGTGGAGCTGACGCGCGACGGCATCAAGACGATCGACATCATCGACTGTCCGGAGAACCGGCGGCACGCGTTCTGCATCTTCGAGTACGTCTACTTTGCCCGTTCCGACTCGATCTTCGAGGGGCAGATGGTGTACTCGGTGCGGCTGCAGTGCGGCCGCCAGCTGGCCCGCGAGGCCGGCGTCGATGCGGACATCGTCAGCTCGGTGCCGGAGTCGGGTACGGCCGCGGCGCACGGTTTTGCTCGCGAG GCTAAGCTGAACTTTGCCGAGGTGCTGTGCAAGAACCGGTACGTTGGGCGCACCTTCATCCAGCCGTCGACGCGGCTCCGCCAGCTCGGGGTGGCGAAAAAGTTCGGCGCGCTGTCGGAGAACGTGGCGGGCAAGCGGCTCGTCCTGATCGACGACTCGATCGTGCGCGGCAACACGATCGGCCCGATCATCAAGCTGCTGCGGGATGCCGGCGCCCTGGAGGTGCACATCCGGATAGCCAGCCCGCCCCTGCTCTACCCGTGCTACATGGGCATCAACATTCCGACGCGCGAGGAGCTGATCGCGAACAAGCTGAACGCGGAGGAGCTGGCCAAGTACGTCGGTGCGGACAGCTTAGCGTACCTCAGCGTGGACGGGCTGAAGAAGGCGGTCCAGCTGAACATGGCGGTGAAGAAGCCGGAACAGGTCGGCCACTGTACCGCCTGCCTCACCGGCGACTACCCGGGCGGGCTGCCGGACGAGCTAGagtggtag
- the LOC1272084 gene encoding bifunctional phosphoribosylaminoimidazole carboxylase/phosphoribosylaminoimidazole succinocarboxamide synthetase isoform X2: MATVTEVGGIKTGKLLIEGKTKQVYDVPSMPGHSILLNKDRITAHNGVRAHDLEGKAKISNQTNAKVFTLLNRAGLKTAFVRMISDNAFLARKCDMVPIEWVTRRVATGSYLKRNPGVKEGYRFAPAKVETFFKDDANDDPQWSEEQIVCAGFKVNGVTIGQDEVDIMRQTTALVFEVLERAWATRNCALIDMKIEFGVDADGQLLVADVIDSDSWRLWPAGDKRMMVDKQVYRNLANVTAADLDVVKRNFTWVSDELDKMDAPASHLVVILMGSASDKEHCEKIAKHCAALGLNAELRVTSAHKGTQTTLHMVSEYESVLSELVFITVAGRSNGLGPVLSGNTNYPVINCPPVKPENVEQDVWSSLNLPSGLGCATVLYPEAAALHAAQILGMKNFLIWSKLRVKQLDNFASLIMADKKMRGVRSN; this comes from the exons ATGGCCACCGTTACGGAAG TTGGAGGCATCAAGACCGGCAAGCTGCTGATCGAGGGCAAGACGAAGCAGGTGTACGATGTGCCGAGCATGCCGGGCCACTCGATCCTGCTGAACAAGGATCGCATCACCGCCCACAACGGTGTGCGGGCCCACGATCTCGAGGGCAAGGCGAAGATCTCCAATCAAACGAACGCGAAAGTGTTCACGCTGCTGAACCGGGCCGGTCTGAAGACCGCGTTCGTGCGCATGATCTCCGACAACGCGTTCCTCGCGCGCAAGTGCGACATGGTGCCGATCGAGTGGGTGACGCGCCGGGTCGCGACCGGTTCGTACCTGAAGCGCAACCCGGGCGTGAAGGAGGGCTACCGCTTTGCGCCGGCCAAGGTCGAGACGTTCTTCAAGGACGACGCGAACGACGATCCGCAGTGGAGCGAGGAGCAGATTGTGTGCGCCGGCTTCAAGGTGAACGGTGTGACGATCG GCCAGGACGAGGTGGACATTATGCGCCAGACGACCGCGCTCGTGTTCGAGGTGCTGGAGCGGGCCTGGGCCACCCGCAACTGTGCGCTGATCGACATGAAGATTGAGTTCGGCGTCGACGCGGACGGGCAGCTGCTGGTGGCGGACGTGATCGATTCCGACTCGTGGCGCCTCTGGCCGGCGGGCGACAAGCGCATGATGGTGGACAAGCAGGTGTACCGCAATCTGGCGAACGTGACGGCCGCCGATCTCGACGTGGTCAAGCGCAACTTTACCTGGGTCAGCGACGAGCTGGACAAGATGGATGCACCGGCCAGCCACCTGGTGGTCATACTGATGGGGTCCGCCTCGGACAAGGAGCACTGCGAGAAGATCGCCAAGCACTGTGCCGCGCTCGGGCTGAACGCGGAGCTGCGCGTGACGTCCGCGCACAAGGGCACGCAGACGACGCTGCACATGGTGAGCGAGTACGAGAGCGTGCTGAGCGAGCTGGTGTTCATCACGGTGGCGGGCCGGTCGAACGGGCTCGGCCCGGTACTGTCCGGCAACACCAACTATCCCGTCATCAACTGCCCGCCGGTCAAGCCGGAAAATGTCGAGCAGGACGTGTGGTCGAGCCTGAACCTGCCGTCCGGGCTGGGCTGTGCGACCGTCCTGTACCCGGAGGCGGCCGCCCTCCACGCCGCCCAGATACTGGGCATGAAGAACTTCCTCATCTGGAGCAAGCTGCGCGTGAAGCAGCTGGACAACTTTGCCAGCCTGATCATGGCGGACAAAAAGATGCGCGGCGTACGCTCTAACTAA
- the LOC1272085 gene encoding amidophosphoribosyltransferase isoform X3: MDSKDETRAQSQQADEGLEPTTAALDQLALSLPLGKKRAGRGAVASGLTHECGVFGAIATGEWPTQIDVAQVICLGLVALQHRGQESAGIVTSEGHCAKNFNVHKGMGMINNIFTDDSMKKLKGNLGIGHTRYSTSAASEEVNCQPFVVHTAHGALAVAHNGELVNCESLRKDVLERGVGLSTHSDSELITQALCLNPPEGEVDGPDWPARIKHLMQLAPLSYSLVIMLKDKIYGVRDPYGNRPLCIGKIVPLTIGAYRNEKVDKLPAEGWVISSESCGFLSIGARYVREVQPGEIVELTRDGIKTIDIIDCPENRRHAFCIFEYVYFARSDSIFEGQMVYSVRLQCGRQLAREAGVDADIVSSVPESGTAAAHGFAREAKLNFAEVLCKNRYVGRTFIQPSTRLRQLGVAKKFGALSENVAGKRLVLIDDSIVRGNTIGPIIKLLRDAGALEVHIRIASPPLLYPCYMGINIPTREELIANKLNAEELAKYVGADSLAYLSVDGLKKAVQLNMAVKKPEQVGHCTACLTGDYPGGLPDELEW; encoded by the exons ATGGATAGTAAGGACGAGACGCGGGCACAGTCCCAGCAGGCGGACGAGGGGCTCGAACCGACGACCGCCGCCCTGGACCAGCTCGCCCTGTCGCTGCCGCTCGGGAAGAAGCGGGCGGGCCGGGGCGCGGTAGCGAGCGGGCTGACGCACGAGTGCGGCGTGTTCGGCGCGATTGCGACGGGCGAATGGCCGACGCAGATTGACGTGGCGCAGGTCATCTGTCTCGGGCTGGTGGCGCTGCAGCACCGCGGCCAGGAGTCGGCCGGCATCGTCACGAGCGAGGGCCACTGCGCGAAGAACTTCAACGTGCACAAGGGCATGGGCATGATCAACAACATCTTCACCGACGACTCGATGAAGAAGCTGAAGGGCAACCTCGGCATCGGGCACACGCGCTACTCGACCTCGGCCGCGTCGGAGGAGGTCAACTGCCAGCCGTTCGTGGTGCACACGGCGCACGGTGCGCTCGCGGTGGCGCACAACGGCGAGCTGGTCAACTGCGAGAGCCTGCGCAAGGACGTGCTGGAGCGGGGCGTCGGCCTCTCCACGCACAGCGACTCGGAGCTGATCACGCAGGCGCTCTGCCTGAACCCGCCCGAGGGCGAGGTGGACGGGCCGGACTGGCCGGCGCGCATCAAGCACCTGATGCAGCTCGCGCCACTCTCCTACTCGCTGGTGATCATGCTCAAGGACAAGATTTACGGCGTGCGCGATCCGTACGGCAATCGGCCGCTCTGCATTGGCAAGATCGTGCCGCTCACGATCGGCGCCTATCGTAATG AGAAGGTCGACAAGCTGCCCGCCGAGGGTTGGGTCATATCGAGCGAAAGCTGCGGCTTCCTGTCGATCGGCGCCCGGTACGTGCGGGAGGTGCAGCCGGGCGAGATCGTGGAGCTGACGCGCGACGGCATCAAGACGATCGACATCATCGACTGTCCGGAGAACCGGCGGCACGCGTTCTGCATCTTCGAGTACGTCTACTTTGCCCGTTCCGACTCGATCTTCGAGGGGCAGATGGTGTACTCGGTGCGGCTGCAGTGCGGCCGCCAGCTGGCCCGCGAGGCCGGCGTCGATGCGGACATCGTCAGCTCGGTGCCGGAGTCGGGTACGGCCGCGGCGCACGGTTTTGCTCGCGAG GCTAAGCTGAACTTTGCCGAGGTGCTGTGCAAGAACCGGTACGTTGGGCGCACCTTCATCCAGCCGTCGACGCGGCTCCGCCAGCTCGGGGTGGCGAAAAAGTTCGGCGCGCTGTCGGAGAACGTGGCGGGCAAGCGGCTCGTCCTGATCGACGACTCGATCGTGCGCGGCAACACGATCGGCCCGATCATCAAGCTGCTGCGGGATGCCGGCGCCCTGGAGGTGCACATCCGGATAGCCAGCCCGCCCCTGCTCTACCCGTGCTACATGGGCATCAACATTCCGACGCGCGAGGAGCTGATCGCGAACAAGCTGAACGCGGAGGAGCTGGCCAAGTACGTCGGTGCGGACAGCTTAGCGTACCTCAGCGTGGACGGGCTGAAGAAGGCGGTCCAGCTGAACATGGCGGTGAAGAAGCCGGAACAGGTCGGCCACTGTACCGCCTGCCTCACCGGCGACTACCCGGGCGGGCTGCCGGACGAGCTAGagtggtag